The Vibrio splendidus genome has a window encoding:
- a CDS encoding DUF1289 domain-containing protein: MKTPCRAACKNNGGMCSGCFRTMDEIIGWKGLSEEEQTSVMDNLTGVSSTHQCPQCNEPAQCDISAGKETCWCFELEKRDTSDIPKAGVCLCRKCLSELPIQ; this comes from the coding sequence ATGAAAACACCTTGCCGAGCGGCTTGTAAAAATAATGGCGGAATGTGCAGTGGCTGCTTTCGAACAATGGATGAAATTATAGGCTGGAAAGGCTTATCTGAAGAAGAGCAAACGTCAGTTATGGATAATCTTACTGGTGTTAGTTCGACTCACCAATGTCCGCAGTGTAATGAGCCAGCTCAATGCGATATCAGTGCGGGTAAAGAGACGTGTTGGTGTTTTGAGCTAGAAAAGCGTGATACTAGCGATATTCCAAAAGCTGGAGTATGTCTGTGCCGTAAATGCTTGTCTGAACTGCCTATTCAGTAG
- the yegD gene encoding molecular chaperone yields the protein MFIGFDYGTANCSVAAMVDGKPSLLPLEGNNHYIPSTVFAPTRESVSEHLFRHLNIKPSDAVGEQVLRRAIALNREESIDLVPEDMAFGQAALDLYLEDPRDVYYVKSPKSFLGASGLHDVQVSFFEDLVCAMMANIKHQAELTTQEQIKQAVIGRPINFHGRGGEEANRQAEDILSRAAKRAGFLDIAFQFEPVAAGLDYESTLTENQTVLVVDIGGGTTDCSLLEMGPTWSGKADRTQSLLAHSGQRVGGNDLDIYLAFKQLMSPFGMGSKGISGIDMPLTQFWNPIAINNVEAQKNFYSRENLAALKLLRKEASDPQKLERLMRVYHDTLGYSIVRRAEEAKIALAESSQYRAAINVASELVEVDISVEQMVEAIESPKSKMIELVKEAMQQGQKKPDVIYMTGGSARSPILREAVQQALPNVPIVSGNYFGSVTSGLARWAEVCFK from the coding sequence ATGTTTATTGGATTTGATTATGGAACAGCGAACTGTTCTGTCGCGGCTATGGTTGATGGAAAACCAAGCCTGTTACCGCTAGAAGGTAACAACCACTATATTCCCTCAACCGTGTTTGCGCCTACTCGTGAAAGTGTTTCTGAGCATCTATTTCGCCATTTGAATATCAAACCGAGTGATGCGGTTGGTGAGCAAGTGTTACGACGTGCTATTGCTTTGAATCGAGAAGAGAGTATTGATTTGGTGCCAGAAGATATGGCGTTTGGTCAGGCGGCGTTGGATCTTTACTTAGAAGACCCTCGCGATGTTTATTACGTAAAATCCCCTAAGTCTTTTCTTGGCGCAAGTGGGTTGCATGATGTTCAGGTGAGTTTCTTCGAAGATTTAGTGTGCGCCATGATGGCAAATATTAAACACCAAGCAGAACTCACGACTCAAGAGCAGATCAAACAAGCTGTTATCGGTCGACCAATTAACTTCCACGGTCGAGGTGGTGAAGAAGCAAACCGACAAGCTGAAGACATACTCTCACGCGCAGCTAAGCGTGCAGGCTTCCTTGATATCGCTTTTCAATTTGAACCAGTAGCCGCAGGCCTTGATTACGAAAGTACCCTGACTGAAAATCAAACGGTATTGGTTGTGGATATTGGCGGTGGTACCACCGATTGCTCATTGCTAGAAATGGGGCCAACTTGGTCGGGTAAAGCGGACCGAACCCAGAGCTTGTTAGCTCACAGCGGTCAAAGGGTAGGGGGTAATGACCTTGATATCTACCTTGCCTTCAAACAATTGATGTCACCTTTTGGTATGGGCAGCAAAGGCATTTCGGGTATCGATATGCCACTGACTCAATTCTGGAATCCAATTGCGATCAATAATGTCGAAGCTCAAAAGAACTTCTATTCTCGCGAAAACCTAGCGGCCTTGAAGTTACTTCGTAAAGAAGCTTCAGACCCTCAAAAGCTAGAGCGTTTGATGAGGGTTTATCATGACACTCTAGGCTATAGCATTGTACGCAGAGCGGAAGAAGCCAAGATTGCACTAGCAGAATCTTCTCAATATCGAGCCGCGATTAATGTTGCTTCTGAATTGGTCGAAGTGGACATTTCCGTTGAGCAGATGGTGGAAGCTATTGAATCGCCAAAGTCTAAGATGATTGAGTTGGTTAAAGAAGCCATGCAACAAGGCCAGAAAAAGCCAGACGTAATTTACATGACGGGTGGTTCAGCTCGTTCACCTATACTTCGTGAAGCCGTACAACAAGCATTGCCGAACGTACCGATCGTGAGCGGTAACTACTTCGGTTCAGTAACCTCAGGTTTAGCTCGTTGGGCTGAGGTTTGCTTCAAATAA
- a CDS encoding porin yields MNKKLLALAISGAVFGTQAVAVELYNEDGTTFSVGGHVSVAVGDVNSDDRLNSDDIGVESVSPRINFGATHDLGNGFTADAKGEWALNMLDGGDESFTTRLGYVGLSHDDYGRAAVGTQWAPYYNVAGVADMPIAFANDFIYEDHGNLGTGRGEEMVSYGNAIDFGNAGSLSAAVAWQGRKADKISATETNEYGNRGQIALNYAIADFTANYAFNSGDVNYSGVPGSKTADSHVLSATYGSYGAEGLYLAGVYAMNGYMNSYKGDVLEETVAIELLASYALSNSLNLSVNYEAVEDDKMSETVYSTTALQAEYNFTSQFVGFAGYQFDLQGSGSTYKEKADDQWLLGARYYL; encoded by the coding sequence ATGAATAAGAAACTTTTAGCGCTAGCAATTTCTGGTGCAGTATTTGGTACACAGGCAGTTGCTGTAGAACTTTACAACGAAGACGGCACAACATTCTCTGTTGGTGGTCACGTATCAGTTGCAGTTGGCGACGTAAACAGTGATGACCGCCTTAATAGCGATGACATCGGTGTTGAGTCTGTATCTCCACGTATCAACTTCGGTGCAACTCACGATCTTGGCAACGGTTTTACTGCTGACGCTAAAGGTGAATGGGCGCTAAACATGCTTGACGGTGGTGATGAGTCATTCACAACTCGTCTTGGCTACGTTGGTCTTTCTCACGACGATTACGGTCGTGCAGCAGTAGGTACTCAATGGGCACCTTACTACAACGTTGCTGGCGTAGCAGATATGCCAATCGCATTCGCGAATGACTTCATCTACGAAGATCACGGTAACCTAGGTACTGGTCGTGGTGAAGAGATGGTGAGCTACGGTAACGCTATCGATTTCGGTAACGCAGGTTCTCTAAGCGCAGCTGTTGCATGGCAAGGTCGTAAGGCAGACAAAATTTCAGCTACAGAAACAAACGAGTACGGAAACCGTGGCCAAATTGCTTTGAACTACGCTATTGCTGACTTCACAGCAAACTATGCTTTCAACAGCGGTGATGTTAATTACTCTGGTGTTCCTGGGTCAAAAACAGCTGATTCTCACGTATTAAGTGCAACTTACGGTTCATACGGCGCTGAAGGTCTTTACCTTGCTGGTGTATACGCAATGAACGGTTACATGAACTCATACAAAGGCGATGTTCTTGAAGAGACTGTAGCGATTGAATTACTAGCTTCTTACGCTCTTTCTAACAGCCTGAACTTAAGCGTTAACTACGAAGCAGTAGAAGACGACAAAATGAGTGAGACTGTGTACAGCACAACTGCTTTACAAGCTGAATACAACTTCACATCTCAGTTCGTAGGCTTTGCTGGTTACCAATTTGATCTACAGGGTTCTGGCTCTACTTACAAAGAAAAAGCTGATGACCAGTGGCTACTTGGTGCTCGTTACTACCTATAA
- a CDS encoding fumarylacetoacetate hydrolase family protein, translating into MSSVVEQKQLMNSKRTATPTKVLCVGRNYVDHIEELNNAIPDSMVVFNKPSTSVTSSLSSFHQEALHYEAEICFIVENGEYSAVGFGLDLTKRALQSSLKAKGLPWERAKAFDGSAVFSRFVPVDNFDLSDLNLELFINCVRVQKGHVEQMLYSPQTILEELSSYTTVLDGDVVMTGTPKGVGEVHRGDIFLGRLKCGETTLIEIEWVAS; encoded by the coding sequence ATGAGCAGCGTTGTAGAACAGAAACAATTGATGAATTCGAAACGAACAGCAACCCCAACAAAAGTACTGTGTGTTGGGCGTAACTATGTCGATCACATTGAAGAACTTAACAATGCGATCCCTGACTCTATGGTGGTTTTCAATAAGCCAAGCACCAGCGTTACTTCCTCTTTGTCTTCTTTTCATCAAGAAGCGCTGCACTACGAAGCAGAGATCTGTTTTATTGTTGAAAACGGTGAATATTCTGCAGTGGGATTCGGCTTAGACCTTACTAAGCGTGCGTTGCAAAGCAGTTTAAAAGCCAAAGGTTTACCTTGGGAGCGTGCCAAGGCCTTTGATGGTTCAGCTGTCTTTAGTCGCTTTGTTCCCGTTGATAATTTTGATCTCTCTGACTTAAACCTAGAATTATTTATTAACTGTGTCCGCGTTCAAAAGGGGCACGTTGAGCAGATGCTGTATTCTCCACAAACTATCCTAGAAGAGCTCTCTTCTTACACGACTGTGCTTGATGGCGATGTTGTAATGACAGGTACCCCAAAAGGTGTTGGTGAAGTGCATCGAGGTGATATTTTCCTTGGTCGCCTAAAGTGTGGCGAAACCACATTAATTGAGATCGAGTGGGTAGCAAGTTAA
- a CDS encoding LysE family translocator: protein MIDLAILPVYLTAVVALLLLPGPDMLLIASSSMSYGRKVGVFASLGNATSGIILTVLAAMGVSALIAMSPVALKALHLLGGTYLLKMGWDCLRTEQGNAPELSDNFAAKAYYQRALISNLLNPKALVFFVMFLPQFVSTNIEATSGEQMLVLGLLLNVLGLTFNFLLVALVGTIGKSLVENAKFRTYQQKVMGGVFIVLAIWMLSSFFTS from the coding sequence ATGATCGACTTAGCCATCCTACCTGTTTACCTGACTGCCGTTGTTGCACTTCTCCTTTTGCCTGGCCCTGATATGTTACTCATCGCGAGTTCAAGTATGAGCTATGGCCGCAAGGTTGGTGTGTTTGCAAGTTTGGGTAACGCGACTTCTGGAATCATCCTGACAGTATTAGCAGCAATGGGTGTTTCAGCATTGATTGCGATGAGTCCAGTGGCTTTAAAAGCCCTTCATCTGTTAGGCGGCACCTACTTATTAAAAATGGGGTGGGATTGTCTTCGAACAGAGCAGGGCAATGCGCCTGAGTTAAGCGACAACTTTGCTGCAAAAGCCTACTATCAACGAGCATTGATTAGTAACCTGCTTAACCCTAAAGCGTTGGTTTTCTTTGTGATGTTCTTACCACAGTTTGTGTCGACGAATATTGAAGCGACTTCTGGTGAGCAGATGCTCGTTCTGGGTTTATTGTTGAATGTTCTCGGCTTAACATTCAACTTTTTGCTGGTGGCTTTAGTGGGTACGATTGGTAAGTCTCTCGTAGAGAATGCTAAGTTTCGTACCTATCAACAGAAAGTCATGGGCGGAGTCTTTATCGTGTTGGCTATCTGGATGTTGTCTTCTTTCTTTACTTCGTAG
- a CDS encoding phospho-sugar mutase produces the protein MQDAMNWLARDPDPRTREELQHLIDEGMHDELEDRFTQRLEFGTAGLRGKVGCGPNRMNRLVIQETATGLGHYLIEHVANASIRGVVVGYDGRLDSKQFAIDTASVLTALGIKVYLTSDVAATPIAAFGIEHFNAAAAVVVTASHNPPEYNGFKVYWENGAQIIPPHDAGIAGEIDVASTKPIPLMSLSDAETQGKLVWLTEGYYQTYRAAINQSPYVSKEIESANTTITYTAMHGVGAKMAEDLLHDAGFHKVFSVAEQREPDGNFPTVNFPNPEEKGAMDLVVNLAKSVDADIACANDPDADRFAVAVRTDDTARTDDASYKMLTGDQVGVLFAHYLLSKPHTKNQLVGNSIVSSTLLEKVAQSHGATYFQTLTGFKWLANIGMQLEDEQNEFLFAYEEALGYTIGTQVRDKDGLSAIVVFAQLVEELKSQGRTVWDLLAQISFEHGVHTNAQRSIALDPDSPSIGSKLRAAQPKAINGVAISVIEDLQSSLRFVIGGNTEAINLPSSDVLIYHLEDGTRIIVRPSGTEPKVKVYYETVTKFEGTETYEDTRLRGEEDMNKLIEQHQQELNA, from the coding sequence ATGCAAGATGCAATGAACTGGTTAGCGAGAGACCCAGACCCAAGAACTCGTGAAGAGCTTCAACACCTCATTGATGAGGGAATGCACGACGAACTAGAAGACCGCTTTACTCAACGATTAGAATTCGGAACCGCAGGGTTAAGAGGCAAAGTAGGATGCGGTCCAAATAGAATGAACCGTTTGGTGATACAAGAAACGGCAACAGGCCTTGGACATTACTTGATTGAACATGTTGCCAATGCCTCGATTCGTGGCGTCGTTGTGGGTTATGACGGGCGTTTAGATTCAAAGCAATTCGCAATTGATACGGCTTCTGTGCTCACCGCTTTGGGCATTAAGGTGTATCTAACCTCCGATGTCGCTGCAACACCTATCGCTGCTTTTGGTATTGAGCATTTCAATGCGGCTGCCGCTGTTGTTGTTACGGCGAGCCACAACCCGCCGGAATACAATGGGTTCAAAGTCTACTGGGAGAATGGCGCTCAAATCATTCCCCCTCACGATGCAGGTATTGCCGGAGAAATCGATGTTGCTTCAACCAAGCCAATCCCATTAATGAGCCTAAGTGATGCTGAAACGCAAGGTAAACTGGTGTGGTTAACTGAGGGTTATTATCAAACGTACCGTGCTGCGATCAATCAGAGCCCATACGTGAGTAAAGAGATCGAATCGGCGAATACCACTATCACCTACACGGCAATGCATGGGGTGGGTGCAAAAATGGCGGAAGATCTTCTTCACGATGCTGGATTCCACAAAGTCTTCAGTGTGGCCGAACAAAGAGAGCCTGATGGCAACTTCCCAACCGTGAACTTCCCGAATCCAGAAGAAAAAGGGGCAATGGATCTCGTGGTTAACTTAGCAAAAAGTGTCGATGCTGACATCGCTTGCGCCAATGATCCAGATGCAGACCGATTTGCCGTAGCGGTTAGAACTGACGATACAGCTAGAACTGATGATGCTTCCTATAAAATGCTAACAGGCGATCAAGTCGGTGTGCTATTCGCGCATTACTTGTTGTCGAAGCCGCATACCAAAAATCAGCTAGTTGGTAACAGCATCGTATCTTCAACCTTGCTTGAAAAAGTGGCTCAATCGCACGGGGCGACTTACTTCCAAACGCTGACGGGCTTTAAATGGCTGGCAAATATTGGCATGCAATTGGAAGATGAGCAGAACGAGTTCTTATTCGCCTATGAAGAAGCGTTAGGCTACACAATTGGTACCCAAGTACGAGATAAAGATGGGCTGTCTGCTATCGTCGTGTTTGCTCAATTGGTTGAAGAGTTGAAATCTCAAGGCCGAACGGTTTGGGATCTTCTCGCTCAGATTTCATTTGAACATGGTGTTCATACCAACGCGCAGCGAAGCATTGCTCTTGACCCAGATTCACCATCGATTGGTTCTAAACTCAGAGCGGCACAACCTAAAGCAATAAACGGTGTTGCTATCTCTGTGATTGAAGATCTGCAGTCTTCTTTACGCTTCGTCATTGGTGGCAATACTGAAGCGATTAACCTGCCTTCAAGTGATGTTCTCATCTATCACCTAGAAGATGGCACACGCATTATCGTCCGACCTTCAGGCACAGAACCAAAAGTTAAGGTTTATTATGAGACGGTAACAAAGTTCGAAGGGACAGAAACATACGAAGACACTCGCCTACGCGGTGAAGAAGACATGAATAAACTGATTGAACAACACCAGCAAGAGTTGAACGCTTAG
- the coxB gene encoding cytochrome c oxidase subunit II: MKRLLVRLGWLLKSFVMVLVSPLVHASTEYNMTQGVTEISGKVYELHMLIFYICCAIAFVVFGVMFYSILRHRKSKGAVAAHFHESTKVEILWTIIPIIILIAMAIPATKTLIAMEDTSQSDLTVKITGSQWKWHYSYFGEDVEFFSLLATSDKEIEGIEVKGAHYLLEVDKPLVLPVDRKVRFLMTSDDVIHSWWVPAFAVKKDTIPGFINEAWTKIDEPGVYRGQCAELCGRAHGFMPIVVHAMEEDDFDAWLAEQKELAIAEQQAAKDALDASLSLEELNTIGEEVYKTRCAVCHQANGEGIPGAFPAIKGSPIALGDVDVHIDTIVYGRGGTAMQAFDNQLTEKEIAAVVTYQRNAWGNDTGDIVQASDVNAYKAKQEGGAQAPDEQGSTDETQGSTDEAQNDAKEQL; encoded by the coding sequence TTGAAAAGATTACTGGTTAGGCTAGGGTGGCTTTTGAAAAGTTTTGTTATGGTTTTGGTATCGCCTTTGGTGCATGCCAGCACTGAATACAATATGACTCAAGGTGTCACTGAGATCAGCGGTAAGGTATACGAACTTCATATGCTGATCTTCTACATCTGCTGTGCGATTGCCTTTGTTGTTTTTGGAGTGATGTTCTATTCGATTTTGAGGCACAGGAAATCGAAGGGCGCAGTTGCTGCCCATTTTCACGAAAGCACGAAAGTCGAAATTCTTTGGACCATCATCCCTATTATTATCCTCATCGCTATGGCGATACCCGCCACCAAAACTTTGATAGCGATGGAAGACACCTCCCAATCAGATCTGACCGTTAAAATCACTGGTTCACAATGGAAATGGCATTACAGCTATTTTGGTGAAGACGTCGAATTTTTCAGCCTTCTAGCGACCAGTGATAAAGAGATTGAAGGAATTGAAGTGAAAGGCGCGCATTACCTGCTAGAAGTTGATAAGCCGCTTGTACTGCCTGTTGACCGTAAAGTCCGTTTCTTGATGACTTCCGACGATGTGATTCACTCATGGTGGGTGCCAGCATTCGCCGTTAAGAAAGATACCATTCCGGGTTTTATTAATGAGGCTTGGACAAAGATAGATGAGCCCGGTGTCTACCGAGGGCAGTGTGCAGAGTTGTGTGGCCGCGCTCATGGTTTCATGCCGATAGTGGTGCATGCCATGGAAGAAGACGATTTTGACGCATGGCTAGCAGAACAAAAAGAGTTGGCGATAGCCGAACAACAAGCCGCGAAAGATGCATTAGATGCGTCACTTTCTTTGGAAGAGTTGAATACCATCGGTGAAGAGGTTTACAAAACTCGATGTGCGGTTTGTCACCAAGCAAACGGTGAAGGCATTCCCGGAGCATTCCCTGCCATCAAAGGAAGTCCTATTGCCCTTGGTGATGTCGATGTTCATATCGACACCATTGTTTATGGTCGTGGCGGAACGGCGATGCAAGCATTCGATAATCAGTTAACCGAGAAAGAGATCGCAGCGGTAGTGACTTATCAACGAAATGCTTGGGGTAATGACACCGGCGATATTGTTCAGGCTTCAGATGTGAACGCTTATAAGGCCAAGCAAGAAGGCGGAGCTCAAGCACCTGACGAACAAGGTTCAACGGATGAAACGCAAGGCTCAACGGATGAAGCACAAAATGATGCTAAGGAGCAGTTATGA
- the ctaD gene encoding cytochrome c oxidase subunit I: MSSPINKPVKSAPAEDQVLIHSAEGTLGNDDLPVDDHDSHAAPKGWARWLYSTNHKDIGTLYLWFSFAMFLTGGAMAMVIRAELFQPGLQLVEPDFFNQMTTVHGLIMVFGAVMPAFTGLANWMIPMMIGAPDMALPRMNNLSFWILPFAFLILIGSLFTEGGGPSFGWTFYAPLSTTYGPDSTALFVFSVHIMGISSIMGAINVIVTIVNMRAPGMTWFKLPMFVWTWLITAFLLIAVMPVLAGAVTMVLTDKYFGTSFFDAAGGGDPVMFQHIFWFFGHPEVYIMILPSFGIVSAIIPAFSGKRLFGYHSMVYATCSIALLSFLVWAHHMFTTGMPVFAELFFMYCTMLIAVPTGVKVFNWVATMWRGALTFETPMLFAIAFIVLFTIGGLSGLMLAIVPADFQYHDTYFVVAHFHYVLVTGAVFSIMAAAYYWLPKWTGHMYDHKLSLWHFWTSVISVNVLFFPMHFLGLAGMPRRIPDYAIQFADVNQVVSIGGFAFGLSQLIFLWLAIKCVRGGEPAPSKPWDRAEGLEWTVPSPAPHHTFTHPPKVD, encoded by the coding sequence ATGAGTTCACCAATCAATAAGCCGGTGAAATCGGCTCCTGCAGAAGACCAAGTTCTGATCCATTCTGCGGAAGGTACGCTGGGCAATGATGATTTGCCTGTTGACGATCACGATTCACATGCGGCACCTAAAGGCTGGGCGCGTTGGCTTTACTCAACCAATCATAAAGACATCGGTACACTTTATCTGTGGTTCAGTTTTGCGATGTTCTTAACGGGTGGTGCCATGGCAATGGTGATCCGTGCTGAGCTATTCCAACCCGGGTTACAACTTGTTGAGCCAGATTTCTTCAATCAGATGACTACAGTCCATGGTTTAATCATGGTATTCGGTGCCGTGATGCCAGCATTTACGGGCTTGGCTAACTGGATGATCCCGATGATGATCGGAGCTCCAGATATGGCGTTGCCGAGAATGAACAACCTCAGTTTCTGGATCTTGCCTTTTGCGTTTCTAATCTTGATCGGATCTTTGTTTACTGAGGGAGGCGGCCCAAGTTTTGGTTGGACCTTCTACGCGCCACTCTCGACAACTTATGGTCCAGACAGTACCGCGCTATTCGTATTCTCAGTTCATATTATGGGGATCAGTTCGATCATGGGGGCGATTAACGTCATCGTAACCATAGTGAACATGCGCGCACCGGGTATGACTTGGTTCAAGCTACCGATGTTCGTATGGACATGGTTAATTACCGCTTTCTTACTGATAGCCGTGATGCCCGTGCTCGCGGGTGCGGTGACCATGGTGCTGACCGACAAATACTTTGGGACGAGCTTCTTTGATGCCGCAGGTGGTGGGGACCCGGTGATGTTCCAGCACATATTCTGGTTCTTTGGGCACCCCGAAGTGTACATCATGATCTTGCCGTCTTTTGGTATTGTCTCGGCGATCATTCCTGCATTCAGTGGTAAGCGTCTGTTTGGTTACCACTCGATGGTGTACGCGACCTGTAGTATCGCACTGTTGTCATTCTTGGTTTGGGCGCACCACATGTTCACCACGGGTATGCCAGTATTTGCCGAATTGTTCTTCATGTATTGCACCATGTTGATCGCTGTGCCGACCGGTGTGAAAGTCTTCAACTGGGTCGCGACCATGTGGCGAGGGGCTTTGACTTTTGAAACTCCAATGCTGTTTGCGATTGCCTTTATAGTTCTGTTTACGATTGGTGGGTTATCCGGATTGATGCTCGCTATCGTGCCAGCTGATTTCCAATACCACGATACCTACTTTGTTGTGGCTCATTTCCACTATGTTCTGGTGACAGGTGCTGTGTTCTCAATTATGGCCGCCGCCTATTACTGGCTGCCGAAATGGACTGGGCATATGTACGACCACAAGCTCAGTCTGTGGCATTTCTGGACGTCGGTAATTTCAGTCAATGTACTGTTCTTCCCGATGCACTTTTTAGGACTAGCGGGCATGCCGCGTCGTATTCCTGATTACGCGATTCAGTTCGCCGACGTTAACCAAGTGGTGTCGATTGGTGGTTTTGCCTTTGGGTTGTCTCAGCTGATTTTCTTATGGCTAGCGATTAAGTGCGTAAGAGGCGGAGAGCCTGCACCAAGCAAGCCTTGGGACAGAGCTGAAGGACTTGAGTGGACAGTACCAAGCCCTGCGCCTCACCACACCTTTACTCATCCACCTAAAGTGGATTAG
- a CDS encoding cytochrome c oxidase assembly protein translates to MSDKQSDPNQDKKQPKRLSNKRSTKKLTGYLVLSVVAMFGFGFALVPLYDVMCEALGINGKTNTVSAVQPQGMQPDYSRTVRVEFMSHIKPDMPWQFAPEVRVLEVHPGEVVQTNYIAKNLSGASLVGQAVPSVSPGMGATYFNKMECFCFNQQPLDGHKSAEMGLIFYIELDIPESIHTLTLSYTLFNITSQVSGEASKPEVSTSTLNTLQSGSPKASTLASN, encoded by the coding sequence ATGAGTGATAAGCAAAGCGATCCCAATCAAGATAAAAAGCAACCAAAGCGCCTGTCTAATAAGCGATCGACTAAAAAGCTGACGGGCTACTTGGTGTTGAGTGTAGTTGCGATGTTTGGCTTCGGTTTCGCTTTGGTGCCGCTCTACGATGTGATGTGTGAGGCTTTAGGGATCAATGGTAAAACCAATACCGTTTCCGCAGTTCAACCTCAGGGAATGCAGCCTGACTACTCTCGTACGGTTCGAGTTGAATTCATGTCCCACATCAAGCCAGATATGCCATGGCAGTTTGCGCCTGAGGTTCGAGTGTTAGAGGTTCATCCTGGTGAGGTGGTTCAAACTAACTACATTGCCAAAAACCTCTCTGGAGCCTCATTGGTTGGCCAAGCCGTACCATCAGTTTCTCCAGGTATGGGAGCAACTTACTTCAATAAGATGGAATGCTTTTGCTTTAATCAGCAGCCATTGGACGGGCACAAGAGCGCAGAAATGGGTTTGATATTTTACATTGAGCTAGATATTCCAGAATCGATACATACGCTTACACTCTCTTATACGCTGTTTAACATTACGAGTCAGGTGAGTGGAGAGGCAAGTAAGCCTGAAGTGAGCACATCAACATTGAACACACTACAATCGGGTTCACCAAAAGCGAGCACACTCGCAAGTAATTAA
- a CDS encoding cytochrome c oxidase subunit 3, whose translation MSSKKEVYFVPHQSHWPLVGAVALFLVAVGAGLTVQNMGTDAAGGVFGKAVLLVGFCVLLYMLAGWFSNVITESLSGVYSEQISRSFRQGMSWFIFSEIMFFGAFFGALFYARMISVPWIGGAGNNEMTHEVLWPMFQSMWPLTTTPDGVTTEAMSWQGIPLKNTIILLLSSVALHMAHISLEQNKRMALIVWLEITIVLAGFFLFFQVEEYLHAYQEMGLTLQSGIYGNTFFLLTGFHGLHVCLGTIFLIVLLARVAKDHFTPKDHFAFQAGSWYWHFVDVVWLGLFVFVYVL comes from the coding sequence ATGAGTTCTAAAAAGGAAGTTTATTTCGTTCCACACCAAAGCCACTGGCCATTGGTGGGTGCCGTAGCACTGTTTTTGGTCGCGGTTGGCGCTGGCTTGACGGTGCAAAATATGGGCACCGACGCTGCTGGCGGCGTGTTTGGAAAAGCAGTTCTGTTAGTCGGATTTTGTGTGTTGCTTTACATGCTCGCAGGATGGTTTAGTAATGTGATCACGGAATCATTAAGTGGCGTTTATTCTGAGCAAATATCCCGCTCCTTTAGGCAAGGCATGAGTTGGTTCATCTTCTCTGAGATCATGTTCTTCGGCGCTTTCTTTGGCGCGCTTTTCTATGCTCGAATGATTTCTGTCCCTTGGATTGGCGGTGCGGGCAACAATGAAATGACCCATGAAGTGTTGTGGCCGATGTTTCAATCAATGTGGCCGTTAACGACGACACCTGATGGCGTGACGACAGAAGCGATGTCTTGGCAAGGTATCCCGCTTAAGAACACTATTATCCTGCTGCTTTCCTCTGTGGCGCTGCACATGGCACATATTAGTCTTGAACAAAATAAGCGTATGGCTTTGATCGTGTGGCTAGAGATAACCATCGTTCTGGCTGGCTTCTTCCTGTTCTTCCAAGTTGAAGAGTACCTTCATGCTTATCAAGAGATGGGGCTGACACTTCAATCCGGTATCTATGGCAATACCTTCTTCTTATTGACCGGATTCCATGGTTTGCATGTCTGTTTGGGAACGATTTTTTTGATTGTGTTACTGGCAAGAGTTGCGAAAGACCACTTCACTCCGAAAGACCACTTTGCGTTCCAAGCGGGCAGTTGGTATTGGCACTTTGTTGATGTGGTTTGGTTAGGGCTGTTTGTGTTTGTTTATGTGCTTTAA